A part of Olleya sp. Bg11-27 genomic DNA contains:
- the lpxB gene encoding lipid-A-disaccharide synthase, producing the protein MKYYIISGEASGDLHGANLMKALQTQDVNAEFRFWGGDLMQSVGGTLVKHYKALAFMGFSEVIMNLRTITKNLSFCKSDIASYNPDVIIFIDYPGFNLRIAKWAKQKNFKTHYYISPQIWAWKEGRIKAIKHDVDQMYVILPFEKDFYEKKHNYPVHFVGHPLIDAISDRTQVGEFEFRHTHGLSEKPIIALLPGSRKQEIIKMLSVMLSVVDDYPDYQFVIAGAPSQDYDFYKTFIKQTNVHFISNKTYDLLSLSTAALVTSGTATLETALFKVPQVVCYKGSWVSYQIGKRVVNLDYISLVNLILDKESVTELIQNDFNTKRLKKELDRILNAYERTKFFIDYYELEKKLGGKGASQNTAKLIFDSIK; encoded by the coding sequence TTGAAATATTATATCATATCTGGCGAAGCTTCTGGAGATCTACACGGGGCAAATTTAATGAAGGCGCTGCAAACACAAGATGTTAATGCAGAGTTTAGATTTTGGGGCGGCGACCTTATGCAAAGTGTTGGAGGCACTTTAGTAAAACATTATAAAGCATTAGCTTTTATGGGATTTTCTGAAGTTATAATGAATTTACGAACCATTACTAAAAATCTATCCTTTTGTAAATCTGATATTGCCAGTTATAATCCGGACGTCATCATTTTTATTGACTACCCCGGTTTTAATTTAAGGATAGCAAAATGGGCCAAACAGAAAAACTTCAAAACGCACTATTACATATCTCCTCAAATTTGGGCTTGGAAAGAAGGTCGTATAAAAGCCATTAAGCATGACGTTGACCAGATGTATGTCATCCTTCCTTTTGAAAAAGATTTTTATGAAAAAAAACATAATTACCCCGTTCACTTTGTTGGCCACCCATTAATTGATGCCATTTCTGACAGAACACAGGTAGGCGAATTTGAATTTAGACATACCCATGGCTTAAGCGAAAAACCGATCATCGCTTTATTACCAGGAAGTAGAAAACAAGAAATTATAAAAATGCTATCCGTAATGCTGAGCGTTGTGGATGATTATCCTGACTATCAATTTGTAATTGCTGGAGCACCAAGTCAAGATTACGATTTTTATAAAACCTTTATTAAGCAAACTAATGTCCACTTTATTAGCAATAAAACTTACGATTTATTAAGTTTATCAACTGCTGCCTTAGTAACCTCAGGGACTGCTACTTTAGAAACGGCTTTGTTTAAAGTCCCACAAGTCGTCTGCTATAAAGGAAGTTGGGTCTCTTACCAAATCGGAAAACGTGTAGTAAACCTTGATTATATTAGTCTTGTTAACTTAATTTTAGATAAAGAATCTGTAACAGAACTAATACAAAATGACTTTAATACCAAGCGACTTAAAAAAGAATTAGATCGCATTTTAAATGCTTATGAGCGCACTAAATTTTTTATCGATTATTACGAATTAGAAAAAAAACTAGGCGGTAAAGGTGCCAGCCAAAATACAGCTAAACTGATTTTTGACTCAATAAAATAG
- the surE gene encoding 5'/3'-nucleotidase SurE encodes MSKKPLILVTNDDGITAPGILTLIKVMETLGDVVVVAPDSPQSGMGHAITLNNVLHLDKVSKKGDKTLKYSCSGTPADCVKIAINEVLDRRPDLCVSGINHGSNSSINVIYSGTMSAAIEAGIEGIPAIGFSLLNYSWDADFKASEHYIKQIAENALKNGIAEGIILNVNIPDLKKKELKGIKVCRQAKANWKEKFDKRKTPQGRDYYWLTGEFVNYDKGTDTDEFALDQGYISVVPVQYDLTAHHYMQQLNTWQFEK; translated from the coding sequence ATGAGTAAAAAGCCACTAATTTTAGTAACCAATGATGACGGAATTACGGCACCAGGAATTTTAACTTTAATCAAAGTTATGGAAACTCTTGGAGATGTAGTTGTTGTCGCTCCTGATAGTCCACAAAGTGGTATGGGACATGCCATAACACTTAATAATGTCTTACATTTAGACAAGGTTTCTAAAAAAGGTGACAAAACACTAAAATACAGCTGTTCTGGAACACCAGCCGATTGCGTTAAAATCGCAATAAACGAAGTCCTTGACAGACGTCCGGATCTATGTGTATCGGGGATTAATCACGGATCAAACAGCTCTATAAATGTGATTTATTCTGGAACCATGAGTGCTGCTATCGAAGCTGGAATTGAAGGTATACCTGCTATTGGTTTTTCTTTACTAAACTACAGTTGGGATGCAGATTTTAAAGCCTCAGAGCACTACATTAAACAAATAGCCGAAAACGCGTTAAAGAATGGTATCGCTGAGGGTATTATTTTAAATGTTAATATTCCGGATTTAAAGAAAAAAGAATTAAAAGGGATTAAGGTTTGTAGGCAAGCAAAAGCCAATTGGAAAGAAAAATTTGATAAACGAAAAACACCTCAAGGCAGAGATTATTATTGGTTAACAGGAGAATTTGTTAATTACGACAAAGGTACTGACACAGACGAATTTGCTCTTGATCAAGGTTATATATCTGTAGTACCTGTCCAATACGATTTAACTGCGCACCATTACATGCAACAATTAAACACATGGCAATTTGAAAAATAA
- a CDS encoding carboxy terminal-processing peptidase, producing MKRKYNIILLVLLLAFGSCSFTAKVDDNPDKDKLLIQIITLALEQLHFEPKELDDEFSKEIYSDYLEVVDPLKRYFLQSDIDGFKVFENKIDDQLKASDISFFNTVYNRLIQRQKEAKAYYKVILAKPFNYNDDEEYNTDYENLQFSITKKDLKERWRQQLKFNTLSGYDMLIDQQNGESKTVGADTEVDAEEVIEPVVVKSLVELEIEARTETSKTLDNYFTDYIEDMDREDWFAMYVNTIVEEFDPHTSYMAPTDKDRFDQQMSGKLEGIGARLQKKMDYIKIVELISGGPAWRDGKIEVGDVIVKVRQDKEKEAISVVGMRIDDAIKLIKGPKGTKVILTMKKVDGSLQDIAITRDIVELEETYAKSSIVKKDGKNYGVINLPKFYVDFEDYNSRNASSDIKLEIERLKEQGIEGLVLDLRNNGGGSLRTVVDMAGLFIKEGPIVQVRSTGEPKEVLSDEDKSISWDGPLVIMVNELSASASEILAAAMQDYKRAIIIGSKQTYGKGTVQNVLDLNRMVRNSSHGDLGALKLTRQKFYRINGGSTQLEGVKSDVIVPDRYSFIDIGERDQENPLPWDKIGSVDYQVWNSYFDYDTTIANSKKRMENNEQLKLIESSAKWAKTKMDDNSYSLNYAKYKAELKLNEEEAKQFEAIADYKTNLTFESLPYEQKLFEQDSTLRDKRSRWHKNLSKDVYVEEAINVLNDLKMSYEINKVATIRD from the coding sequence ATGAAAAGGAAATACAATATAATATTACTAGTGTTACTATTAGCGTTTGGTTCTTGCAGTTTTACTGCAAAAGTTGATGATAATCCGGATAAAGATAAACTGCTTATTCAAATTATTACTTTAGCTTTAGAGCAGTTGCATTTTGAACCAAAAGAATTAGATGATGAATTTTCTAAAGAAATTTATTCGGATTACCTGGAAGTAGTAGATCCATTAAAACGTTATTTTTTACAGTCAGATATTGATGGTTTTAAAGTTTTTGAAAATAAAATTGATGATCAATTAAAAGCATCAGATATTTCTTTTTTTAATACAGTCTATAATCGTTTAATTCAACGTCAAAAAGAGGCAAAAGCGTATTACAAAGTAATTTTAGCAAAACCTTTTAATTATAATGATGATGAGGAGTATAATACGGATTATGAAAACTTGCAATTTTCAATAACTAAGAAAGACTTAAAAGAACGTTGGAGACAACAATTAAAGTTTAATACATTGTCTGGTTATGATATGTTAATTGATCAGCAAAACGGCGAGTCTAAAACAGTTGGTGCAGATACGGAAGTAGATGCAGAGGAAGTTATAGAGCCTGTGGTGGTTAAATCCTTAGTAGAGCTTGAAATTGAGGCTAGAACAGAAACGTCAAAAACACTTGATAATTACTTTACAGATTATATAGAAGATATGGATCGTGAAGATTGGTTTGCTATGTATGTTAATACAATAGTTGAAGAATTTGACCCACATACATCTTATATGGCTCCGACAGATAAAGATCGTTTTGATCAGCAAATGTCTGGTAAATTAGAAGGTATTGGAGCACGTTTGCAAAAGAAAATGGACTACATTAAAATAGTCGAATTGATTTCTGGGGGACCAGCTTGGAGAGATGGTAAGATTGAAGTAGGGGATGTTATTGTAAAAGTGCGTCAAGACAAAGAAAAAGAGGCCATTAGTGTCGTTGGAATGCGTATTGATGATGCTATTAAATTAATTAAGGGGCCAAAAGGAACTAAGGTTATTTTAACGATGAAGAAAGTGGATGGGTCATTGCAAGATATTGCAATTACTAGAGATATTGTTGAACTTGAAGAAACGTACGCAAAATCATCCATAGTTAAAAAGGATGGTAAAAATTACGGGGTGATTAATCTACCTAAATTTTATGTAGATTTTGAAGATTATAATAGTAGAAATGCTTCTTCAGATATCAAATTAGAAATTGAACGTTTAAAAGAACAAGGTATTGAAGGTTTAGTCTTAGACTTACGAAACAATGGAGGGGGGTCATTAAGAACTGTCGTTGATATGGCTGGTTTATTTATTAAAGAAGGACCTATTGTACAAGTGAGATCTACTGGCGAACCAAAAGAAGTTTTAAGTGATGAAGACAAATCGATTAGTTGGGACGGACCTTTAGTAATTATGGTTAACGAGTTGTCTGCATCTGCGTCAGAGATTTTAGCTGCAGCAATGCAAGATTACAAGCGTGCTATTATAATAGGTAGTAAGCAAACTTATGGTAAAGGAACGGTACAAAATGTACTGGATTTAAACCGTATGGTTCGTAATAGCTCTCATGGAGATTTGGGTGCATTAAAATTAACACGTCAAAAATTTTATCGTATTAATGGAGGGTCAACGCAATTAGAAGGTGTGAAAAGTGATGTAATTGTTCCGGATCGTTATAGTTTTATTGATATAGGAGAGCGAGATCAAGAAAACCCATTACCTTGGGACAAAATAGGATCTGTAGATTATCAAGTTTGGAATAGTTATTTTGATTATGATACAACTATTGCTAATAGCAAGAAACGTATGGAAAATAATGAACAATTAAAGCTTATTGAAAGTAGTGCGAAATGGGCCAAAACTAAAATGGATGATAACAGCTATTCGCTGAATTACGCAAAATATAAAGCTGAATTAAAGTTAAACGAAGAAGAAGCTAAACAGTTTGAAGCTATCGCAGATTACAAAACTAATTTGACATTCGAGTCATTACCATACGAGCAAAAATTATTTGAGCAAGACTCAACATTACGTGATAAACGCAGTAGATGGCACAAAAATTTAAGTAAAGATGTTTATGTTGAAGAAGCAATTAATGTCCTAAACGATTTAAAAATGTCTTACGAAATCAATAAGGTAGCAACCATAAGAGACTAA
- a CDS encoding ABC transporter permease, translating into MVSKTNSLSQIALQKFKKNFWGVFSLCFIGVVGVISVFAYVFAPDNSRNANQMHVSIHSKSPGFSVSMLTIPSQIKNEQSLFDKVFFGTKNTDAEIPISNYNLNQNQLTYTAYASDGLEGVTKTITADFIMQNSARQYIKEVTFYLGTDKYGRDLLSRLLVGARISFFIGFVAVFISLVIGIFMGSVAGYYGGKVDAFVMWIINVTWSIPTLLLVIAITLALGKGFWQVFIAVGLTMWVEVARVVRGQLISAKQMQYVTAARALGFDDYRIITKHILPNIMAPVIVICAANFAAAILIESGLSFLGIGAQPPMASWGAMIKDHYNYIILGKPYLAVLPGLCIMFLVMAFMLIGNALRDALDVKN; encoded by the coding sequence ATGGTGTCTAAAACAAATTCATTATCACAAATAGCGCTTCAAAAGTTTAAAAAAAACTTTTGGGGCGTTTTTAGTTTGTGCTTTATCGGTGTTGTAGGTGTGATTTCTGTGTTTGCTTATGTGTTTGCGCCAGATAATTCGCGAAATGCGAACCAAATGCATGTCTCTATTCATTCTAAATCTCCGGGATTTAGCGTGTCTATGTTGACTATTCCTTCTCAAATTAAAAATGAACAATCGCTTTTTGATAAGGTGTTTTTCGGTACAAAAAATACAGATGCCGAAATTCCTATTTCTAATTATAACTTAAACCAGAACCAACTAACATATACGGCGTATGCTTCGGATGGTTTAGAGGGGGTTACTAAAACAATTACGGCTGATTTTATAATGCAAAACTCCGCAAGGCAGTACATAAAAGAAGTGACGTTTTATTTAGGAACAGATAAATACGGACGTGATTTGCTTAGTCGTTTATTAGTAGGGGCGCGTATTTCTTTTTTTATAGGGTTTGTGGCTGTGTTTATTTCTTTGGTTATTGGAATATTTATGGGGAGTGTTGCAGGGTATTATGGCGGTAAAGTAGACGCTTTTGTTATGTGGATTATAAACGTGACTTGGTCTATCCCAACTTTATTATTGGTTATAGCAATTACTTTAGCTCTAGGGAAAGGGTTTTGGCAAGTGTTTATTGCTGTAGGACTAACCATGTGGGTAGAAGTCGCAAGAGTAGTGAGGGGGCAGTTGATAAGCGCTAAGCAAATGCAATATGTTACAGCTGCGCGTGCATTGGGGTTTGATGACTATCGTATTATTACCAAACACATCCTGCCCAATATTATGGCACCAGTTATTGTTATTTGTGCAGCAAATTTTGCGGCAGCAATATTAATAGAATCTGGGCTTAGTTTTTTAGGAATTGGTGCACAACCACCTATGGCTAGTTGGGGTGCTATGATAAAAGACCATTACAACTACATAATCCTAGGAAAACCCTATTTGGCAGTTTTACCAGGGTTATGTATTATGTTTTTAGTAATGGCCTTTATGCTAATTGGAAATGCGTTACGCGATGCCTTAGATGTTAAAAATTAA
- a CDS encoding 3-ketoacyl-ACP reductase, translated as MEHLKNKKAIITGGGRGLGKATAIAFAKEGIDVAITGRNEAVLKATVAELRVFGVNAIYSVFDVSNYEEVKSSIKTIVETLGTVDILVNNAGIAAFGTFNDMEVSQWSQIIQTNVMGMYYVTKEVLPHLINKNEGDIINVSSTAGLSGNASTSAYSASKFAVIGLSESLMKEVRKNNIRVCTLTPSTIASDMSIDLGIANKDSEDSVLQPEDFAELVVAGLKLPRRAMLKSAALWSTNP; from the coding sequence ATGGAACATTTAAAAAACAAAAAAGCCATCATTACTGGTGGCGGTAGAGGTTTAGGGAAAGCAACTGCTATTGCATTTGCTAAAGAAGGTATTGACGTTGCCATCACAGGTAGAAACGAAGCGGTATTAAAAGCAACGGTTGCAGAATTAAGAGTCTTTGGTGTTAACGCTATTTACTCCGTTTTTGATGTTAGTAATTACGAAGAAGTAAAAAGTAGCATTAAAACAATTGTAGAGACTTTAGGTACTGTTGATATTTTAGTAAACAATGCTGGTATTGCAGCTTTTGGAACTTTTAACGACATGGAAGTTAGCCAATGGTCTCAAATTATCCAAACAAATGTTATGGGTATGTATTATGTAACAAAAGAGGTTTTACCACATTTAATTAATAAGAATGAAGGTGATATTATTAACGTATCGTCTACTGCAGGATTATCTGGAAATGCAAGTACTTCTGCTTATTCAGCTTCAAAATTTGCTGTGATTGGACTTTCTGAATCTTTAATGAAAGAGGTTAGAAAAAACAACATCAGAGTGTGTACATTAACACCAAGTACGATAGCCTCTGACATGTCTATCGATTTAGGTATTGCGAATAAAGATTCTGAAGACAGCGTCTTACAACCTGAAGACTTCGCGGAGTTAGTTGTTGCTGGTTTAAAACTACCTAGAAGAGCTATGCTTAAAAGCGCAGCTTTGTGGTCTACAAACCCTTAA
- a CDS encoding GNAT family N-acetyltransferase produces the protein MDFTIETCDKENIKTIVDGINEYNLDQAPALSDIWTRLEFVAKDKDGLEIGGVLAGIGYCNRLEIKILWVREGYRKKGIGTHILQHVETVAKEKGATIAMLDTFDFQAEKFYLNNGYIAIGEMKNFPKGHRRIYFSKDLTK, from the coding sequence ATGGATTTTACTATTGAAACTTGCGATAAAGAAAACATAAAAACAATCGTTGACGGCATTAACGAATACAACCTAGATCAAGCGCCTGCACTTTCTGACATTTGGACCCGTTTAGAGTTTGTTGCAAAAGACAAAGATGGTCTAGAAATAGGAGGTGTTTTAGCAGGAATAGGGTATTGTAATAGGCTTGAAATCAAAATTTTATGGGTAAGAGAGGGCTATAGAAAAAAAGGAATCGGAACTCATATTTTACAACATGTTGAAACAGTAGCAAAGGAAAAAGGTGCAACTATAGCTATGTTAGACACGTTTGACTTTCAGGCCGAAAAATTTTATCTTAACAATGGATACATTGCTATTGGCGAAATGAAAAATTTCCCTAAAGGACACAGACGCATTTACTTCTCAAAAGATTTAACTAAATAA
- a CDS encoding SDR family NAD(P)-dependent oxidoreductase — protein sequence MKSNTKLTGKNVLITAGAQGIGASITKHFIDSGANVAIHYFSSADTANELTAYATSKGQKAVAINGDLTKEADANTLVDKTVEALGGLDILINNAGSLVARKLLSELEAEFWHKVMDINLTSMLFVTRAAAPYLAKNETSSIVNLASLAGRKGGHPGSLAYATSKGAILTLTRALSTELGPNGTRVNAVAPGLILGTSFHNTHTTKESAAETTAGIPIQRAGNAADVARAVIYLASEYDGFITGATLDINGGVYNM from the coding sequence ATGAAAAGCAACACTAAATTAACTGGAAAAAACGTTTTAATAACAGCTGGCGCTCAAGGTATTGGAGCGTCCATCACAAAACATTTTATTGATAGCGGCGCGAATGTTGCTATCCACTATTTTTCTAGTGCTGATACCGCAAACGAATTAACAGCATACGCCACTAGCAAAGGACAAAAAGCAGTTGCCATAAACGGAGATTTAACAAAAGAAGCTGATGCCAATACACTAGTAGACAAAACAGTCGAAGCTCTTGGTGGCTTAGATATACTAATTAATAATGCAGGATCATTGGTTGCTCGTAAATTACTCAGCGAATTGGAAGCCGAATTCTGGCATAAAGTAATGGATATTAACCTGACATCGATGCTGTTTGTAACACGAGCTGCGGCACCTTATTTGGCAAAAAACGAAACTAGTAGTATCGTTAATTTAGCATCACTTGCTGGTCGTAAAGGTGGTCACCCAGGATCTTTAGCTTATGCTACAAGTAAAGGTGCTATCTTAACTTTAACACGAGCACTATCTACAGAATTGGGACCAAACGGAACAAGAGTTAACGCTGTTGCCCCAGGTCTTATCCTTGGTACTTCATTTCATAACACACATACAACAAAGGAGTCCGCAGCAGAAACAACTGCTGGGATACCAATCCAACGTGCAGGTAATGCAGCTGATGTAGCTAGAGCTGTCATTTATTTAGCTTCTGAATACGATGGATTTATTACTGGTGCGACACTTGACATTAACGGCGGTGTTTACAATATGTAA
- a CDS encoding MBOAT family O-acyltransferase — MLFNSIDFAIFLPIVFIVYWFVTNNNLKLQNFLIVAASYLFYGWWDWRFLSLILFSTIVDYTVGRKLRIEENQTKRKFLLWTSIVINIGFLGFFKYYNFFLDNFITAFSFFGTEIKANSLNIILPVGISFYTFQTLSYTIDVYKRKLEPTKDFIAFSAFVSFFPQLVAGPIERATHLLPQFCKKRTFEYSKAADGMRQILWGLFKKIVIADNCAEFANQIFNNSSDLNGSTLVLGALFFTFQIYGDFSGYSDIAIGTSRLFGFDLTRNFNFPYFSRDIAEFWRRWHISLSTWFRDYLYIPLDGSRGGTWMKVRNTFAIFIVSGFWHGANWTFVVWGALNAIYFLPLLLTNNNRNNFEIVAQGKVFPSIKELMFMMLTFGLTVFAWIFFRANNIGHAISYISEILSPSLFSVPKFTEMGRALTTIILVAIFILIEWKGREEQYAIANLGIKLTPPLRYTVYYAIIIAIIWFAGKEQQFIYFQF, encoded by the coding sequence ATGCTCTTTAACTCTATTGACTTTGCAATTTTCTTACCTATAGTTTTTATAGTTTACTGGTTTGTAACAAACAACAACTTGAAACTGCAAAATTTTCTAATAGTTGCAGCAAGTTATTTGTTCTATGGTTGGTGGGACTGGAGATTTTTATCTCTGATATTATTCAGTACCATAGTAGACTATACTGTTGGTCGGAAACTAAGAATAGAAGAAAATCAAACCAAAAGAAAATTTTTACTTTGGACAAGTATTGTAATTAATATTGGTTTTCTTGGTTTCTTTAAATATTATAATTTTTTCTTAGACAATTTTATAACTGCTTTTTCATTTTTTGGAACTGAGATAAAAGCAAATTCACTCAACATTATTTTACCAGTAGGAATAAGCTTTTATACTTTTCAGACATTGAGCTATACAATTGATGTTTATAAAAGAAAACTAGAACCAACCAAAGACTTTATTGCCTTTTCAGCATTTGTTAGTTTCTTTCCTCAATTGGTTGCTGGACCAATAGAACGAGCAACCCATTTACTGCCACAGTTTTGTAAAAAACGGACTTTTGAATATTCAAAAGCCGCTGATGGAATGCGACAAATACTTTGGGGCCTATTTAAGAAAATTGTTATTGCGGACAATTGTGCGGAATTTGCAAACCAAATATTCAACAATTCATCAGATTTAAACGGAAGCACATTAGTTCTTGGTGCTTTATTTTTTACATTTCAAATTTATGGTGATTTTTCTGGCTATTCAGACATTGCTATTGGAACTTCTCGGCTATTCGGTTTTGACTTAACGAGAAACTTCAACTTTCCTTACTTTTCAAGAGACATTGCAGAATTTTGGAGACGTTGGCATATTTCCCTATCAACTTGGTTTAGAGACTATCTATATATTCCATTAGACGGTAGTCGTGGTGGTACTTGGATGAAAGTTAGAAATACTTTTGCTATATTTATTGTAAGCGGTTTTTGGCACGGGGCAAATTGGACATTTGTTGTATGGGGTGCATTAAATGCCATTTACTTCTTACCCCTTTTATTAACCAACAACAATCGCAATAATTTTGAAATAGTAGCTCAAGGTAAGGTTTTTCCAAGCATAAAAGAACTTATGTTTATGATGCTAACATTTGGTTTAACCGTTTTTGCGTGGATATTTTTCAGAGCAAATAATATTGGGCACGCAATAAGTTACATTTCTGAAATTTTATCACCTTCTCTTTTTTCAGTGCCAAAATTTACTGAAATGGGAAGAGCCTTAACAACAATAATTCTTGTCGCAATTTTCATACTAATTGAGTGGAAAGGAAGAGAAGAGCAATATGCAATTGCCAATTTAGGTATTAAGTTGACACCACCTTTACGATATACTGTGTATTATGCAATTATCATTGCAATAATTTGGTTTGCCGGTAAAGAACAACAATTTATCTATTTTCAATTTTAA
- a CDS encoding transposase: protein MRTLNVRTITDKTASQAICQFGLERKLECWTKPKKVFKKLQQLTRERSQIVDERVIVKNQLHAEKTEAEPNKSSLKRLKTRIEFLNQQEKEIKIEIQNIVNKDTQLKKELKNICTIPSVGMLTAVIVIAETNGFELIRNKKQITSYASLDIKEKQSGTSIRSKIRISKKRNRNLRKAIHLPSLSAVKYNKSHKELYLRLTAKSGVKMKGLIAVQRKLLELIYVVYKNKEGFIQNYEQQKRATLLEIETAL from the coding sequence ATGAGAACTCTTAATGTAAGAACCATTACTGACAAAACAGCATCACAAGCCATTTGTCAATTTGGTTTAGAACGAAAATTAGAGTGTTGGACAAAACCAAAAAAAGTATTCAAAAAGCTACAGCAACTTACAAGAGAGCGAAGCCAAATAGTAGATGAACGCGTAATTGTAAAGAACCAACTGCATGCCGAAAAAACTGAAGCAGAACCTAATAAAAGTAGTTTAAAGCGTTTAAAAACTAGAATTGAATTTCTTAACCAACAAGAAAAGGAGATTAAGATAGAAATTCAAAACATAGTAAATAAGGATACTCAATTAAAAAAAGAATTAAAAAATATTTGCACAATTCCTAGTGTAGGGATGCTAACAGCGGTAATTGTTATAGCAGAAACAAATGGATTTGAACTGATTAGAAATAAAAAACAAATCACCAGTTATGCAAGTTTAGATATAAAAGAAAAACAATCTGGAACATCTATAAGATCTAAAATAAGGATATCAAAAAAAAGAAATCGTAATTTGAGAAAAGCGATACATTTACCATCATTATCTGCAGTAAAATATAATAAATCCCATAAAGAATTATATTTGAGATTAACGGCTAAAAGTGGTGTAAAAATGAAAGGACTGATTGCTGTTCAAAGAAAATTATTAGAATTAATTTATGTCGTTTATAAAAACAAAGAAGGTTTCATTCAAAATTATGAGCAACAAAAAAGAGCAACTCTATTAGAAATAGAAACCGCCCTTTAG
- a CDS encoding DUF4279 domain-containing protein, with the protein MNYEKLTYSGTECNNYLYFSFDAEYFDTEKITEELNIKSTSVMIKKEPVPKSTAWKYQIDAGNEIDLESYLEKLIEILEPRIDIINKLKEKYILTTRIQFVIDIDINPESSTPYFGLNKRTIDFLAKTGTEVDFDLYKADTIGILQK; encoded by the coding sequence ATGAACTACGAGAAATTAACATATAGTGGAACGGAATGCAATAATTACTTGTATTTCTCTTTTGATGCCGAATATTTCGACACCGAAAAAATAACGGAGGAATTGAATATTAAGTCAACTTCTGTTATGATAAAAAAGGAGCCAGTTCCAAAATCAACTGCGTGGAAATATCAAATTGACGCTGGAAACGAAATTGATTTAGAAAGTTATCTTGAGAAGTTGATTGAAATTTTAGAACCTAGAATTGACATTATTAACAAACTGAAAGAAAAATATATTTTGACAACGAGAATTCAGTTTGTAATTGACATTGATATTAATCCTGAATCCTCAACACCCTATTTTGGACTGAATAAAAGAACTATTGACTTTTTAGCTAAAACTGGAACTGAAGTAGATTTTGACCTTTACAAAGCAGACACAATAGGGATTTTACAAAAATAG
- the yihA gene encoding ribosome biogenesis GTP-binding protein YihA/YsxC, translating to MHIKSAEFVTSNSDASKCPKDRLPEYAFIGRSNVGKSSLINMLTSKKSLAKTSGRPGKTQLINHFTINKEWFLVDLPGYGYAKVSKSAKKVFQKFITHYFEQREQLVTAFVLVDIRHLPQPIDQEFMQYLGEKGIPFSIIFTKADKLKPKAIDNHVEAYKNILLETWEEMPNYFVTSSSKNIGKEDVLGYIDSLNQSFVID from the coding sequence ATGCACATTAAATCTGCCGAATTTGTAACCAGTAATTCTGACGCCTCAAAATGTCCAAAAGACCGTTTACCAGAATATGCTTTTATTGGTAGAAGTAATGTTGGCAAGTCGTCTTTAATAAACATGCTTACTAGCAAAAAAAGTTTAGCAAAAACCTCTGGACGCCCAGGAAAAACACAGCTAATTAATCATTTTACGATTAACAAAGAATGGTTTTTAGTCGATTTACCCGGCTATGGTTATGCAAAAGTATCCAAGAGTGCAAAAAAAGTTTTCCAAAAATTTATTACTCACTATTTTGAACAACGAGAACAATTAGTAACCGCATTTGTATTGGTAGACATCAGACACCTACCACAGCCTATTGATCAAGAATTTATGCAGTATTTAGGAGAAAAAGGCATTCCTTTTTCTATCATATTTACTAAAGCAGACAAGCTTAAACCAAAAGCTATTGACAACCATGTTGAAGCTTACAAAAATATCTTGTTAGAAACCTGGGAAGAGATGCCTAATTACTTTGTAACCTCTTCCAGTAAAAACATTGGAAAAGAAGACGTCCTTGGCTATATTGATAGTTTAAATCAAAGTTTTGTAATAGATTAA